The following coding sequences lie in one Rutidosis leptorrhynchoides isolate AG116_Rl617_1_P2 chromosome 4, CSIRO_AGI_Rlap_v1, whole genome shotgun sequence genomic window:
- the LOC139845525 gene encoding probable galactinol--sucrose galactosyltransferase 2, protein MTITPKISIDDGNLVVHGKTILKGVAENIVLRPGSGSGLASGAFIGSSFSNSKSLHVFPVGVLEDLRFMCCFRFKLWWMTQRMGTCGKDIPLETQFMLVEIKDNNNNDNDSPTIYTVFLPLLEGQFRAVLQGNDKNELEICLESGDHAVETDQGLNLVYMHAGTNPYEVINQAVKAVENHMQTFHHREKKKLPGLLDWFGWCTWDAFYTDVTAEGVEEGLKSLSEGGTLPRFLIIDDGWQQIGNENKDPNVTVQEGAQFANRLTGIKENEKFQKKKDDHAPGLKYVVDEAKEHHNVKYVYVWHALAGYWGGVNPTVSGMEHYDPSMAYPVQSPGVIGNQPDIVMDSLSVHGLGLVHPRKVFNFYNELHAYLASCGVDGVKVDVQNIIETLGSGHGGRVSLTRSYVQALEASIAKNFKDNGCIACMCHNTDGLYSTKQTAIVRASDDFFPHDPASHTIHISSVAYNTLFLGEFMLPDWDMFHSLHPAADYHAAARSIGGCPIYVSDKPGNHNFDLLKKLVLPDGSVLRAQLPGRPTLDCLFSDPARDGISLLKIWNVNKCTGVVGVFNCQGAGWCKIEKKTRIHNASPGVLTGSVQSADVDALTRVAGQDWTGEAVVYCQRSGEVIRLPRGESLPVTLKVLEYELFHFCPLKEITENISVAPIGLLGMFNASGAVEQFEVHLTSNAEVSDDVSENRHVTATVSVKVRGCGRFGVYSSQRPIKCTIDGTETEFEYDTANGLVTIVVPVNREEMYKWHIEMLV, encoded by the exons ATGACGATTACGCCTAAGATTTCGATTGATGATGGAAACCTTGTGGTTCATGGTAAAACAATCTTAAAAGGAGTTGCTGAAAACATTGTGTTGAGGCCAGGATCAGGGTCAGGACTTGCAAGTGGTGCATTCATTGGTTCATCATTTTCCAATAGTAAAAGTCTTCATGTTTTCCCTGTTGGAGTCTTAGA GGATCTTAGATTTATGTGTTGTTTTCGATTCAAGTTATGGTGGATGACACAAAGAATGGGAACATGTGGAAAGGATATACCTTTAGAGACTCAATTTATGCTTGTGGAgattaaagataacaataacaacgATAATGATAGTCCCACAATCTATACTGTATTCTTGCCACTTTTGGAAGGCCAATTCAGGGCTGTTCTTCagggaaatgataaaaatgaactAGAAATTTGCCTCGAAAGTG GCGATCATGCAGTCGAAACAGATCAAGGGCTCAACCTTGTTTACATGCATGCTGGAACAAATCCATATGAAGTCATTAATCAAGCTGTGAA GGCTGTTGAGAACCATATGCAAACATTTCATCACAGAGAAAAGAAAAAG TTACCGGGATTACTTGACTGGTTTGGCTGGTGCACATGGGATGCTTTTTACACCGACGTCACTGCAGAAGGCGTTGAAGAAGGCCTAAAAAG TTTATCAGAAGGGGGCACTCTACCACGTTTCCTTATTATCGATGACGGTTGGCAACAAATCGGGAACGAGAATAAGGACCCCAATGTTACTGTACAAGAAGGAGCACA GTTTGCAAACAGACTAACGGGAATCAAAGAGAATGaaaaatttcaaaagaagaaagATGATCATGCCCCGGGCTTAAAATATGTTGTAGATGAAGCCAAGGAACATCATAATGTCAA GTATGTATATGTATGGCATGCGCTAGCGGGCTACTGGGGCGGTGTGAACCCAACTGTATCCGGTATGGAACATTATGACCCATCTATGGCCTACCCGGTTCAATCACCCGGTGTAATAGGAAACCAACCAGACATAGTTATGGACAGTCTTTCGGTTCATGGTCTTGGTTTGGTGCACCCTCGAAAGGTTTTCAACTTCTACAATGAACTTCATGCGTACCTTGCTTCATGTGGTGTTGATGGAGTCAAAGTCGACGTTCAAAACATAATTGAAACTCTCGGGTCGGGCCATGGTGGGCGGGTTTCGCTTACTCGAAGCTACGTTCAAGCTCTTGAAGCTTCAATTGCTAAGAATTTTAAAGATAATGGTTGCATTGCGTGTATGTGTCATAATACTGATGGACTTTATAGCACGAAACAGACGGCTATTGTTCGAGCTTCGGATGACTTTTTCCCACATGACCCGGCTTCTCACACGATTCATATTTCTTCTGTGGCTTATAACACGCTATTTCTTGGGGAATTTATGCTGCCTGATTGGGACATGTTCCAT AGTCTGCATCCAGCTGCTGACTATCATGCCGCAGCTCGATCTATTGGTGGATGCCCCATTTATGTTAG CGACAAGCCGGGCAACCACAACTTTGACCTATTAAAGAAGTTGGTTCTACCCGATGGATCGGTTCTTCGTGCCCAACTGCCCGGAAGACCGACACTCGATTGCCTATTTTCCGATCCAGCTAGAGATGGAATAAG CCTGCTTAAGATATGGAATGTGAATAAGTGCACTGGTGTTGTGGGTGTATTCAATTGTCAAGGTGCGGGCTGGTGCAAAATCGAAAAGAAAACGCGTATTCACAATGCATCTCCTGGTGTGCTTACGGGTTCTGTTCAATCTGCTGACGTGGACGCTTTGACTCGAGTAGCTGGTCAGGACTGGACCGGGGAGGCCGTTGTGTATTGTCAAAGATCAG GGGAGGTAATTCGGTTGCCGAGAGGTGAATCATTGCCTGTAACACTCAAAGTTCTTGAATATGAATTATTCCACTTCTGTCCTCTAAAA GAGATAACAGAAAACATATCAGTTGCGCCAATAGGTTTGCTCGGTATGTTCAATGCAAGTGGTGCAGTGGAGCAATTCGAAGTCCATTTAACTTCCAACGCTGAAGTCAGCGATGATGTAAGCGAAAACAGACATGTGACCGCCACAGTGTCAGTCAAAGTCCGAGGATGTGGAAGATTTGGAGTGTATTCATCTCAACGCCCTATTAAGTGTACCATTGATGGTACTGAAACTGAGTTCGAATATGATACTGCAAATGGATTGGTTACAATCGTGGTTCCTGTTAACCGTGAGGAGATGTACAAGTGGCATATCGAGATGCTAGTGTAG
- the LOC139845526 gene encoding basic transcription factor 3-like gives MNVEKLQKMAGAVRTGGKGSVRRKKKAVHKTTTTDDKRLQSTLKRIGVSAIPSIEEVNIFKDDVVIQFANPRVQAAVAANTWVVSGTPQTKKLQDILPNILNQLGPDNLDNLRKLAEQFQHQKQAGVAEGDAAAVASAMSAIQEDDDDEVPDLVAGETFEDAAEEGQKS, from the exons ATGAATGTTGAAAAGCTACAAAAGATGGCCGGTGCAGTTCGCACCGGTGGAAAGGGTAGTGTTAGAag AAAGAAGAAGGCAGTGCATAAAACAACTACAACAGATGACAAAAGGCTGCAAAGTACTTTGAAAAGAATTGGTGTAAGCGCAATTCCATCAATCGAGGAAGTTAACATTTTTAAGGATGACGTCGTTATTCAGTTTGCTAACCCTAGAG TTCAAGCTGCTGTTGCTGCAAACACTTGGGTGGTTAGTGGCACTCCTCAAACAAAGA AATTGCAAGATATTCTCCCAAACATTCTTAACCAATTGG GACCCGATAATTTGGATAACTTGAGAAAGTTAGCCGAGCAGTTTCAGCATCAGAAGCAGGCAGGTGTGGCTGAAGGTGATGCTGCTGCTGTTGCTTCTGCCATGTCAGCAATacaagaggatgatgatgatgaagtcccGGACCTTGTTGCCGGTGAAACTTTTGAAGATGCTGCTGAGGAAGGACAGAAATCTTAA